The proteins below are encoded in one region of Thermothelomyces thermophilus ATCC 42464 chromosome 1, complete sequence:
- a CDS encoding glycoside hydrolase family 2 protein (CAZy_ID 267799) encodes MAPRVVIPLDQNWEFRQADKPDSKFLPVSHFPTNVHLDLQHHGLIPDPFIGKNELLVQWVGEAQWTYRTVFAAPPVPEGARAVIAFDGLDTFATVVLNGTTILESDNMFLPHRVEVTSVLKAEGNELVITFDSAYLRGCKLVEQHPNHKWGCWNGDVSRLAVRKAQYHWGWDWGPTLLTCGPWRPVHLEIYESRLSDLYAETVVDKSLKRASVKVTAVAERRADRVRFDIALDGQQVATETAELDATSGEATVSFLIDSPALWYPVRYGKQPLYDIRATLLAGDDEVDTLSKRIGLRRAELIQRPLEGQPGTSFFFEVNNIRIYCGGSDWIPADNFIPRISRRRYYDWVRLVAEGNQFMIRVWGGGIYEEQAFYDACDELGILVWQDFMFGCGNYPAWPALLESIRREATENVKRLRHHPSIVIWAGNNEDYQYQESEGLTYDYANKDAESWLKTDFPARYIYEKILADVCADLVPSTPYHPGSPWGAGLNTHDATVGDIHQWNVWHGTQEKWQNLDRLVGRFVSEFGMQAFPAVKTIDAYLPLGRDDPDRYPQSSTVDFHNKAEGHERRIALYLVENLRYAPDPLEHFVYCTQLMQGECLASAYRLWKREWRGPGREYCGGALVWQTNDCWPVTSWSIVDYYLRPKLAYFTVKREMAPVSIGITRRTHLHPRDRHTRVNVDVKTQIEVWASNLTLEDLTVDCVLKAWDVESGEETFSETVAAALLLRENRSTEIAALDVPVRQKNVGEEGRIVVAAYLVDKEGRQMARYVNWPEPLKYVHLQKPRALRAQLTADYSAVEVSAEVPVKGVALECEDDGVRFDDNLVDIVPGEVVTIGVSGAGKDTKIETRYLDMI; translated from the exons ATGGCACCCCGCGTTGTGATCCCGCTCGACCAGAACTGGGAGTTCCGGCAGGCGGACAAGCCAGACTCCAAGTTCCTGCCCGTCAGCCACTTCCCGACTAACGTCCACCTCGACCTGCAACACCACGGCCTGATCCCGGACCCGTTCATCGGCAAGAATGAGCTCCTCGTCCAGTGGGTGGGCGAGGCGCAATGGACCTACAGGACCGTCttcgcggcgccgccggtgcCCGAGGGCGCCAGGGCAGTAATCGCGTTCGACGGCCTCGACACTTTCGCGACCGTGGTGCTCAATGGCACCACCATCCTCGAGTCGGACAACATGTTCCTCCCGCATCGCGTCGAAGTGACCTCGGTCCTGAAGGCCGAAGGTAACGAGCTCGTCATCACGTTTGACAGCGCCTACCTGCGGGGCTGCAAGCTGGTCGAGCAGCACCCGAACCACAAGTGGGGTTGCTGGAACGGCGACGTCTCGCGGCTGGCCGTGCGCAAGGCGCAGTACCACTGG GGCTGGGATTGGGGCCCGACTCTCCTGACCTGCGGCCCCTGGCGGCCGGTCCACCTCGAGATATACGAGTCGCGCCTGTCCGATCTCTACGCCGAGACGGTCGTCGACAAGTCGCTGAAGCGGGCCAGCGTCAAGGTGACAGCAGTCGCAGAGCGCAGGGCGGACAGGGTGCGGTTCGACATCGCCCTCGACGGCCAGCAGGTGGCCACCGAGACAGCCGAGCTGGACGCCACGTCGGGCGAGGCTACCGTGTCGTTCCTCATCGACAGCCCCGCGCTGTGGTACCCGGTCCGCTATGGCAAGCAGCCGCTCTACGACATCCGGGCAACCCTGCTCGCCGGCGACGATGAGGTCGACACGCTCTCCAAGCGGATCGGCCTGCGCCGCGCCGAGCTGATCCAACGGCCACTGGAAGGCCAGCCAGGTACGAGCTTCTTCTTCGAGGTCAACAACATCCGCATCTACTGCGGCGGCAGCGACTGGATCCCTGCCGACAACTTCATCCCGCGTATCAGCCGTCGGCGCTACTATGACTGGGTCAGGCTGGTGGCCGAGGGCAACCAGTTCATGATCCGCGTCTGGGGCGGCGGCATCTACGAAGAGCAGGCCTTCTACGACGCTTGCGACGAGCTCGGCATCCTGGTCTGGCAGGACTTCATGTTCGGCTGCGGCAACTACCCGGCCTGGCCGGCCCTGCTCGAGTCCATCAGGCGCGAGGCCACCGAGAACGTCAAGCGGCTGCGCCACCACCCCTCCATTGTCATCTGGGCCGGCAACAACGAGGACTACCAGTACCAGGAGTCGGAGGGCCTCACGTACGACTACGCCAACAAGGACGCCGAGAGCTGGCTCAAGACCGACTTCCCGGCCCGCTACATCTACGAGAAGATCCTGGCCGACGTGTGCGCCGACCTGGTCCCCAGCACCCCCTACCACCCGGGCTCGCCCTGGGGCGCCGGGCTCAATACGCACGACGCCACCGTCGGCGACATCCATCAGTGGAACGTGTGGCACGGCACGCAGGAGAAGTGGCAGAACCTCGACCGGCTGGTCGGCCGGTTCGTGTCCGAGTTCGGCATGCAGGCCTTCCCGGCCGTCAAGACCATCGACGCCTACCTGCCCCTGGGCCGGGACGACCCGGACCGGTACCCGCAGTCGTCGACGGTCGACTTCCACAACAAGGCCGAGGGCCACGAGCGGCGCATCGCGCTGTACCTGGTCGAGAATCTGCGCTACGCGCCCGACCCGCTCGAGCACTTTGTCTACTGCACGCAGCTGATGCAGGGCGAGTGCCTGGCCTCGGCCTACCGCCTCTGGAAGCGCGAGTGGCGCGGACCCGGGCGCGAGTACTGCGGCGGCGCGCTGGTCTGGCAGACCAACGACTGCTGGCCCGTCACGAGCTGGAGCATCGTCGACTACTACCTGCGCCCCAAGCTGGCCTACTTCACGGTCAAGCGCGAGATGGCGCCCGTGAGCATCGGCATCACGCGCAGGACGCACCTGCACCCGCGCGACCGGCACACCCGAGTCAACGTGGACGTCAAGACGCAGATCGAGGTGTGGGCCAGCAACCTGACCCTCGAGGACTTGACGGTCGACTGCGTACTCAAGGCCTGGGACGTCGAGAGCGGCGAGGAGACCTTCTCCGagacggtggcggcggcgctgctcCTGCGGGAGAACCGGTCGACCGAGATCGCCGCGCTGGACGTTCCCGTCCGGCAGAAGAACGTCGGGGAGGAGGGCCGGATCGTGGTGGCGGCCTATCTGGTCGACAAGGAGGGCAGGCAGATGGCCCGCTACGTCAACTGGCCCGAGCCGCTCAAGTACGTGCACCTGCAGAAGCCTCGGGCGCTCCGGGCGCAGCTGACTGCCGATTACTCGGCGGTCGAGGTCAGCGCCGAGGTGCCAGTCAAGGGCGTCGCGCTGGAGTGCGAGGATGACGGGGTCCGATTCGACGACAACCTGGTGGATATTGTGCCGGGCGAGGTGGTCACCATCGGCGTCAGCGGGGCGGGCAAGGACACCAAGATCGAGACGCGGTATCTGGACATGATCTAA